The genomic stretch TTTTCAGCCAGGTTAGCCTGCAGGCTGTCCAGGGTATTAGCGCTGGCACTGACGGTACCGACGGACTGGCTGGCAGCGTGCTGCACTTCTGTCGCGGCGAAGGTGCCGAAAGAAACGGTAGCCAGGGTGATAACTGCAACAATATTTTTGATAGCGTTCATGGTCTATATCCTTCACGTTGAATTCGGTTAACTTTCTTGTTGAAAGCATCTTCGCTTTCGATGGAAGTGATAATAGACCTGTTATCGCAGCGTTAAAACCGGGTTTATTTGCAGATATCATTCAAAATTTATGAACTAAAAACACCCCCTGGTACTGTCTGCCACCTGCCTGTTTTTAGCGCAGATGGCAGAGCGGCCGGTTATTGCAGTTCAACCCACAGTGGGTGGTGATCGGAACCCTGATTCTCCGTATCGACCCAGCAACGACGCACCGTCAACCCCAGTGAAGGCGTCAGCAGGCAATGATCGATCCGGCCGCCAACATTCGGGTGGGTAGAACCGCTACTCTCCAACTGGCCTGCCGCAACCCAGGCATCCATCAGCCCGCGATGGCGAACCAACCGGCCGTGATGCGGCGACACCGGCCCCACCAAATGGCGATATTCGTCGCTGTCCGGCAGGCAGTTCAAATCACCCATCAGGATCATCTCCTGTGGCATCACCGGCATGCGGCCTTCGGTCCAGCCAGCCGTCGGGTCAGGGTGACCACCGCACCAGGCCCCCCCTTCCTCCGGGGCGCGGGCAAAAATCCCTAACATCGCGTCTACTTGCGGTAATCGGGTCTCGGCGCACAGATGACTGAGATGGGTGTTATAAACGCGAATCGCCCCGCCATCGGTGTCGACCACCGTTTCCAGCACACCTTGCTGAATCGAATGCTGGGTGAGCGTGCCGAATTTCGGCAGTGGGAAGTTGCGGCTGGAAAGGATCGGTCGGCGCGACAACGTCAGGGTACCAAACTGGCGGCGGCGGTTGAGAACCCGGCCGTCCGCGGCCACCGTACTCGCGTCCATATCCAGATTAGCGCCATACACCCAGTGATACTCGCCCAGCAACGCAGCCAGCTCCGCCGGTTGGTCCGTCATACCGGAGCGCTGCCAGAAGCGTTCCACTTCCTGCATACAGATGATATCCGCACCGCGCACTTCGTCGGCAATGCGAGCCAGATCGTAACGGCCATCGCGGCCAAGACCGTATTGAATGTTGTAGCTGACAATGAGCATGAGGCAACCTGTTGGTAAGAGAGGAAGATTAACCTGCCGTGCGGCAGGCGGGAAAGTCATCGGCAGGCAGCACCACGCCGACATCACAAAGCCGATTGCCGTCGGCACCAAACAGCAGCAGCGTATCTGCCGACAGCGATACCCCGACGCGCATTCCCACGTCATACTGCGCTATCGAACCGGCTACCAACGCCTGCAAGGGACCAAGCGGCGTGCGCAGGCGGTAGAGGATTTCCCGCCCCATCGGCTCAACGTGTTCGATATCCCCGGCCAACAGACCGGGTACTGCTGCCGTCAGCGTGACGTCTTCCGGCCGGATGCCGAGCATCAAAGCCCCCTGACAGGCCGATGACAGCCCCCAGCCAACCTCACCCACCGTCAACTGATGTCCACTGGCGTACCCCGGCAGCAGACAAATCGGCGGCGAGCCGATAAAGCCGGCGACAAAGGTATTGGCCGGCTGGCGATAGAGCTGTTGTGGGGTGCCGATTTGCTCCACCCGCCCCTGATTCATACAGATAATGCGGCTGGCGAGTGTCATCGCCTCCAGTTGGTCATGGGTGACCATCAATGTGGTGGCGCGCGAGCGAGCGTGAATCGCTTTCAACTCGGTACGCATCGTCATACGCAAGGTGGCATCAAGGTTGGATAGCGGTTCATCCAGTAATAGCAGCGACGGCCGTTTTACCAACGCCCGTGCCAGCGCCACCCGCTGTTGCTGACCACCGGACAGTGCTGACGGTTTGCGATCCAGCAGTTCCGATACCTGCACCAGCGCGGCCGCTTCCCGCACCCGCTGGTCACGCCCGGCACGCTCGTCGGGTTTAAAACGCAGCGGGAACGCAATGTTGTCGTACACATTCAGATGGGGGTAGAGCGCGTAAGACTGGAACACCACGCCAACGTTACGATCGCGCGCATCGACGCCATTCACCCGTTGACCGTCGAACAGAATCTGCCCCTGTGTCGGCGCATACAGCCCGGCCAGCAAGAATAAGGTGGTGGATTTACCACACCCCGACGGCCCGAGGATCGCCACAAACTCGCCGTCAGCCAGCGTCAGATTAACCGGGTGCAACACCGGCGTATCGCCCCAGGCTTTGGTTACACCATCAAGCACAATCTCTGCCATCATTCAGCCTTTAATTCCGCCGACGCTCATCTGCGTCAGGTATTGTTGGGTTAACAGGTACAACGCCAGTACCGGCAGGATATAGACGACGCCAACGGCAGCAATCAGCCCGGAATCTGCGCCCATACTGTCTTGCGATGCCCAGAACAGGTACAGGCTCATGGTCATCCTGCTGCTGTCTATCAGCAGGGTGCGCACAAAAATGTACTCCTCCCAGCCGCGCAAAAAGGCAAAGGTGGCGATAGCGATGATGCCGCCGGTCACCTGTGGCAACACCACCAGCCGGAATGCCTGAAAACGACTGGCACCGTCGGTAATGGCGCTCATTTCGATATCCCACGACACGCCGTCGAAAAAATTCTTCATCACGAAAATAGCGAACGGCAGCTCAAGGGCGCACATCACCAGCATCACCCCCCACAGGCTGTTGAGCAGCCCCATCCAGTAAAGCTGAATAAAAATCGCCACCGTCAGCGCCATCACCGGAAAAGCGTGCAGCAATAACAAGGCCTTCAGCACCCCTTCGCGCTGTCGAAAGCCAAGCCGGGATAAGGCATAGGCGGCGGGTACCGCCAGTAAAGTCACCAACACCGTATGGCCGGTCGCAAACAGCAGCGAATTGCCCAACGCCGTCCAGACTGACGGCAACGTACCACTCTGTACGCCGGTGGCCTGCACATCCGGGTTCCATAAAAAACGATAGTTGTGGAATGTCAGTTCGGGGGCAACCCACAAGCCGCACACCAGTAATGCCGCCAGACCAACCAGCCAGCGCAGACGGCGGGCATGCTGTTCGGTACGCGCCCGCCAGGCGATCGCCAGCAGCAAGGCGTATGCCAGCGCGGCAATCGTCAGTAATCGCCACAGCACCTGATACTCGCTACCCCCATCCCGATGGGTAAACGAGATAGCCAACAACCACAGATACGGCGTCACAATCGGTATCGATACCAGCGTCAGAAACAGCACCACGCTCGCCAGAAACCCCACCCGATTCCAGCGCGAACGCGCCGCCTGACGCGCCCAGTCAACCGCGTTCATCGTCGTCATCGCATCACCTCAATACGTGGCGGAGAAAACTGCGCACGCATGTTCATCATCCGCCACTGCAACAGCGTCAGCAGCCCGCCGAAGACCATCAACCCCAGCGCCAGCATGGCGCCATAGCCATAAGCGCCGGACT from Dickeya zeae NCPPB 2538 encodes the following:
- a CDS encoding DUF1471 domain-containing protein, coding for MNAIKNIVAVITLATVSFGTFAATEVQHAASQSVGTVSASANTLDSLQANLAEKASAAGAKSFRIISATGSDSQLRGVAELYN
- a CDS encoding endonuclease/exonuclease/phosphatase family protein; the encoded protein is MLIVSYNIQYGLGRDGRYDLARIADEVRGADIICMQEVERFWQRSGMTDQPAELAALLGEYHWVYGANLDMDASTVAADGRVLNRRRQFGTLTLSRRPILSSRNFPLPKFGTLTQHSIQQGVLETVVDTDGGAIRVYNTHLSHLCAETRLPQVDAMLGIFARAPEEGGAWCGGHPDPTAGWTEGRMPVMPQEMILMGDLNCLPDSDEYRHLVGPVSPHHGRLVRHRGLMDAWVAAGQLESSGSTHPNVGGRIDHCLLTPSLGLTVRRCWVDTENQGSDHHPLWVELQ
- a CDS encoding ABC transporter ATP-binding protein, encoding MAEIVLDGVTKAWGDTPVLHPVNLTLADGEFVAILGPSGCGKSTTLFLLAGLYAPTQGQILFDGQRVNGVDARDRNVGVVFQSYALYPHLNVYDNIAFPLRFKPDERAGRDQRVREAAALVQVSELLDRKPSALSGGQQQRVALARALVKRPSLLLLDEPLSNLDATLRMTMRTELKAIHARSRATTLMVTHDQLEAMTLASRIICMNQGRVEQIGTPQQLYRQPANTFVAGFIGSPPICLLPGYASGHQLTVGEVGWGLSSACQGALMLGIRPEDVTLTAAVPGLLAGDIEHVEPMGREILYRLRTPLGPLQALVAGSIAQYDVGMRVGVSLSADTLLLFGADGNRLCDVGVVLPADDFPACRTAG
- a CDS encoding carbohydrate ABC transporter permease — protein: MTTMNAVDWARQAARSRWNRVGFLASVVLFLTLVSIPIVTPYLWLLAISFTHRDGGSEYQVLWRLLTIAALAYALLLAIAWRARTEQHARRLRWLVGLAALLVCGLWVAPELTFHNYRFLWNPDVQATGVQSGTLPSVWTALGNSLLFATGHTVLVTLLAVPAAYALSRLGFRQREGVLKALLLLHAFPVMALTVAIFIQLYWMGLLNSLWGVMLVMCALELPFAIFVMKNFFDGVSWDIEMSAITDGASRFQAFRLVVLPQVTGGIIAIATFAFLRGWEEYIFVRTLLIDSSRMTMSLYLFWASQDSMGADSGLIAAVGVVYILPVLALYLLTQQYLTQMSVGGIKG